The proteins below come from a single Miscanthus floridulus cultivar M001 chromosome 1, ASM1932011v1, whole genome shotgun sequence genomic window:
- the LOC136477418 gene encoding thioredoxin-like protein HCF164, chloroplastic, which translates to MLATHIILLQFSSASAFDSAPSLGKAAKSRVSEMASVASSRCSGLLSPSLAEVRCCSRPSSSLRLRPRWGLRQPRTLAFVAPPDSAEPETDEQAVKAESTEEEARTSTLQDAGLTALPNKDLNRRVALLSTLGAVALFASQRLNLSEASLKDLAANAVPYEEALSNGKPTVVEFYADWCEVCRELAPDIYKVEQQYKDRVNFVMLNVDNTKWEQELDEFGVEGIPHFAFLDKEGNEEGNVVGRLPKQYFRDNVVALASGDPNIPHARVVGQFSSAESRKVHQVPDPRSHG; encoded by the exons ATGCTGGCCACCCACATCATCCTTCTCCAGttctcctccgcctccgcgttTGACTCTGCTCCGAGCCTAGGCAAAGCTGCAAAATCTAGAGTGAGTGAAATGGCGAGCGTGGCCTCATCGAGGTGTTCCGGCCTTCTCTCGCCGAGCCTCGCCGAAGTCCGATGCTGCTCCCGTCCGTCCTCTTCGCTCCGCCTGCGGCCGCGGTGGGGCCTGCGCCAGCCAAGGACCCTCGCCTTCGTCGCGCCGCCCGACTCCGCGGAGCCAGAGACG GATGAGCAAGCTGTGAAAGCTGAGTCTACCGAAGAAGAGGCTCGGACTAGTACACTCCAGGATGCTGGGCTTACAGCTCTCCCAAATAAGGATCTCAACAGAAGGGTAGCACTACTGTCTACTCTTGGGGCGGTGGCTCTCTTTGCATCCCAGAGGCTCAATCTTAGCGAGGCGTCTCTTAAAGATCTTGCAGCTAATGCGGTGCCATATGAAGAG GCTCTTTCAAATGGCAAGCCCACTGTTGTTGAGTTTTATGCAGACTGGTGCGAAGTCTGCAGAGAATTAGCTCCAGATATATACAAAGTTGAACAACAATACAA GGACCGTGTCAATTTTGTAATGCTGAATGTTGACAATACAAAGTGGGAACAAGAGCTTGATGAGTTCGGGGTGGAAGGCATTCCTCACTTTGCCTTTCTGGATAAGGAAGGAAATGAGGAAGGCAATGTTGTTGGGAGACTTCCAAAACAGTATTTTCGTGACAACGTGGTTGCACTTGCTTCTGGTGATCCCAATATACCTCATGCACGAGTGGTCGGTCAGTTCTCGAGTGCTGAATCTAGGAAAGTTCATCAAGTTCCTGATCCCAGAAGTCATGGCTAG